Proteins encoded within one genomic window of Lysinibacillus sphaericus:
- a CDS encoding PhoH family protein, with protein MSEHLTVLQVDNPNEAVMLLGISDANMKLIEEALRVHIITRGEQIQLAGEEEAKEQATYLLHALLKVIRKGINIDQRDVATAIEMTQKGTIEYFAELYDEEIARTTKGKPIRAKTIGQREYIQAIRHKDVVFGIGPAGTGKTYLAVVMATQALKNGHVKRIILTRPAVEAGESLGFLPGDLKEKVDPYLRPLYDALNDIYGSEQTQRLIERGTIEIAPLAYMRGRTLDDAFVILDEAQNTTHMQMKMFLTRLGFGSKMVITGDKTQIDLPKNTESGLIVAERTLKYVKPIHFQILEQGDVVRHPVVAKIIQAYEEQQL; from the coding sequence ATGTCAGAACATTTAACTGTATTACAAGTGGATAATCCAAATGAAGCGGTCATGTTACTAGGTATATCTGATGCGAATATGAAATTGATTGAAGAGGCACTTCGCGTTCATATTATTACGCGCGGTGAGCAAATTCAGCTTGCAGGTGAAGAAGAGGCAAAAGAACAAGCGACATATCTTTTACATGCATTATTAAAAGTTATTCGCAAAGGCATTAATATCGACCAACGGGATGTAGCAACCGCAATTGAAATGACACAAAAAGGAACAATTGAATATTTTGCAGAACTTTACGATGAAGAAATTGCACGCACGACAAAAGGGAAACCAATTCGTGCTAAGACAATTGGTCAACGAGAATACATACAAGCGATTCGTCACAAAGACGTTGTTTTCGGTATTGGTCCAGCAGGTACCGGAAAAACGTATTTAGCGGTAGTAATGGCTACACAAGCGCTTAAAAATGGGCATGTAAAGCGTATTATTTTAACTCGTCCTGCCGTAGAAGCAGGAGAGTCATTGGGCTTCCTTCCAGGCGATTTAAAGGAAAAGGTGGATCCGTATTTACGTCCACTCTACGACGCATTAAACGATATTTATGGCTCGGAACAAACTCAACGTCTAATTGAGCGAGGAACGATTGAAATCGCGCCATTAGCGTATATGCGAGGACGTACATTAGATGATGCTTTTGTAATTTTAGATGAAGCGCAAAATACAACACATATGCAAATGAAGATGTTTTTAACACGTCTTGGCTTTGGTTCAAAAATGGTTATTACTGGCGATAAAACGCAAATTGACCTTCCTAAAAATACAGAGTCAGGATTGATTGTTGCGGAACGCACGTTAAAATATGTCAAACCAATACATTTCCAAATTTTAGAGCAAGGCGACGTTGTCCGCCATCCAGTCGTAGCAAAAATCATCCAAGCTTATGAGGAGCAACAACTTTAA
- a CDS encoding HD family phosphohydrolase, translated as MEKQLQKITELIGFRYFLIVVLILTGALQFTFMYGNVKGVTYDFKPLQLASETVRSTKTIEDTVKTQQEREKAANAVTPVYQFSEDVAKQRVAIVTSLFDYVLEVKKDVESSKDPVATVDQVAKLRKKLESIDVDQMPVVFTDAQLEGLLQQSEADLKRTSIQLSKLVQEYLEKSIRKENVLAAQNDFETKIRGQRGYPDRILSTVVSIGRASIIENETINEEQTKVRIEQAKEAVEPTRILQGQIIVQEGQIIDNEAYRQLELLGMVSNKASLKPIAGLIILTFIQMIFMYIYFDRWEIEEQKKRNALLVTVIVYSFSILLMKFISLVADGFDVTIAFLFPTALATMLVRLLADDRAAVLITVMTAASAGVIFQEGYSSVMQMEITLYIIFGGFASLFFMRSVEKRSHIMQAVAVISVVNMGFIAFYLLMTQSSYGLSELLFYFIAAILSALLSGALTMGLLPFFESAFSLLSTLRLIELSNPNHPLLKKLLMETPGTYHHSVMVANLAEAACEAIGADGLLARVGCYYHDIGKTKRPAFFIENQMSGMNPHDSMPPETSAEIIIAHTTDGAEMLRRYKMPQEIIDIALQHHGTSLLKFFLYKAKEEGKVIDEAKFRYPGPKPQTKEAAVISVADSVEAAVRSMKEPNAEKIHKLVRAIIDDRVQDHQFDECDISIKELKCIEQVLCETLNGIFHSRIEYPKADK; from the coding sequence ATGGAGAAACAACTTCAGAAAATTACGGAGCTTATTGGATTCCGCTACTTTTTGATTGTCGTTCTCATCCTTACAGGAGCATTACAATTTACATTTATGTATGGCAATGTAAAGGGTGTTACATATGATTTTAAACCGTTGCAACTTGCGTCAGAAACAGTAAGATCAACGAAAACCATCGAAGATACCGTGAAGACACAGCAGGAACGAGAAAAGGCTGCTAACGCAGTTACGCCCGTCTATCAATTTTCTGAAGACGTCGCTAAGCAACGTGTAGCAATCGTGACGTCTTTATTTGATTATGTCCTCGAAGTGAAAAAGGATGTCGAAAGTAGTAAGGACCCTGTTGCAACTGTCGACCAAGTGGCAAAGCTCCGGAAAAAATTAGAATCCATTGATGTGGATCAAATGCCTGTCGTCTTTACCGATGCACAGTTAGAAGGCTTATTACAACAAAGTGAAGCCGATTTAAAGCGAACAAGCATACAACTATCAAAACTTGTACAAGAATACCTAGAAAAATCAATTCGAAAAGAAAATGTGTTAGCTGCTCAAAATGATTTTGAAACCAAAATACGTGGACAGCGTGGCTATCCTGATAGGATTTTAAGTACCGTCGTATCAATTGGACGTGCTAGTATTATCGAAAACGAAACCATTAATGAGGAACAAACGAAAGTTAGAATAGAACAAGCAAAGGAAGCCGTTGAACCAACACGTATTCTACAAGGTCAAATCATCGTACAAGAAGGTCAGATTATTGATAATGAGGCTTATCGCCAGTTAGAGCTACTGGGTATGGTGAGTAATAAAGCATCACTGAAGCCGATTGCAGGGCTAATTATTTTAACGTTCATTCAAATGATATTTATGTATATTTATTTTGATCGCTGGGAAATCGAAGAACAGAAAAAGCGCAATGCATTACTCGTAACCGTTATTGTGTATAGTTTTTCAATCCTGCTAATGAAGTTTATAAGCTTAGTGGCAGATGGGTTTGATGTGACAATTGCCTTTTTATTCCCAACAGCGTTAGCTACAATGCTTGTACGTCTACTCGCTGATGATCGAGCTGCAGTCCTTATTACTGTCATGACAGCTGCTTCAGCAGGGGTTATTTTCCAAGAAGGATATTCTTCTGTAATGCAGATGGAAATTACTTTGTATATCATATTTGGTGGCTTTGCGAGTCTATTCTTTATGCGTAGTGTAGAAAAACGCTCGCATATTATGCAAGCGGTTGCCGTGATTTCTGTTGTAAATATGGGCTTTATCGCATTTTATTTATTAATGACACAATCATCTTATGGTTTATCTGAGCTATTGTTTTACTTTATAGCCGCGATATTATCAGCACTACTATCTGGTGCGCTAACGATGGGACTATTGCCATTTTTTGAGTCAGCCTTTAGTTTGCTCTCCACATTACGTCTCATTGAGCTATCCAATCCAAATCATCCATTGCTGAAAAAGCTACTAATGGAGACACCGGGAACATATCATCATAGTGTAATGGTAGCGAATCTAGCTGAAGCGGCATGCGAAGCGATAGGTGCGGACGGATTGCTCGCACGTGTCGGTTGTTATTATCATGATATTGGCAAAACGAAACGACCAGCTTTCTTCATTGAAAATCAAATGTCAGGTATGAATCCGCATGATTCCATGCCTCCAGAAACAAGTGCTGAAATAATTATTGCGCATACAACTGATGGCGCAGAAATGCTAAGACGTTATAAAATGCCACAAGAAATTATTGATATTGCGCTACAACATCATGGTACAAGTCTACTTAAATTTTTCCTTTACAAAGCGAAGGAAGAAGGAAAAGTAATAGATGAGGCAAAATTCCGTTACCCAGGACCAAAACCTCAAACGAAGGAAGCCGCGGTAATAAGCGTTGCTGATAGTGTGGAAGCGGCGGTTCGTTCGATGAAAGAGCCAAATGCTGAGAAAATTCATAAACTCGTTCGAGCAATTATTGATGACCGTGTACAAGATCATCAGTTTGATGAATGCGATATTTCGATAAAAGAGTTAAAATGTATAGAGCAAGTACTTTGTGAGACGTTGAATGGGATTTTCCATTCCCGTATTGAATATCCAAAGGCAGATAAGTAG
- the ybeY gene encoding rRNA maturation RNase YbeY: MILTIDFTDETNEVTAQHTELVEKLLQHAAKVEKIEPETEVSVTFVTNEAIQEINREYRDKDQPTDVISFALEELGEGEMEVTFEGMPRILGDIIISTDRTKEQAEEYGHSFERELGFLAVHGFLHLLGYDHMVPEDEKVMFGKQEEILQTFGLGRD; this comes from the coding sequence ATGATTTTAACGATTGATTTTACAGATGAAACAAATGAAGTGACAGCACAACATACGGAGCTTGTAGAAAAGCTTTTACAACATGCTGCAAAAGTGGAAAAGATTGAACCTGAAACAGAAGTATCAGTAACTTTTGTCACAAATGAGGCTATCCAAGAAATTAACCGAGAATACCGCGATAAAGATCAACCAACAGATGTGATTTCCTTCGCGCTAGAAGAATTAGGCGAGGGAGAAATGGAAGTAACATTTGAAGGCATGCCGCGCATTTTAGGTGATATTATAATTTCCACGGATCGCACTAAGGAACAAGCAGAAGAATATGGACATTCATTTGAACGAGAATTGGGCTTTTTAGCTGTCCATGGCTTCTTGCACTTATTAGGTTATGACCATATGGTACCTGAAGATGAAAAGGTGATGTTCGGCAAACAAGAGGAGATTTTACAAACTTTTGGCTTAGGACGTGACTAA
- a CDS encoding diacylglycerol kinase family protein codes for MNLRKYLRSFGYAFEGIITACKEQNFRSHLLSACIVIIAGYFTGLSRVEWLIVLLLIALMFALEMINTAIERVVDLASTDIHPLAKQAKDVAAGAVLVFAVFSAIIGLLIFIPKWF; via the coding sequence ATGAACTTACGCAAATATTTACGTTCATTTGGATATGCTTTTGAAGGAATAATCACAGCATGTAAAGAGCAAAATTTTCGATCTCATTTGCTTAGTGCGTGCATTGTTATCATTGCAGGTTATTTCACAGGTTTATCACGAGTTGAATGGTTGATTGTGCTATTATTAATAGCACTGATGTTTGCGCTTGAAATGATCAATACCGCGATTGAGCGAGTTGTAGACTTAGCATCAACAGACATTCACCCACTCGCTAAGCAAGCTAAGGATGTTGCAGCGGGTGCGGTGCTTGTATTTGCGGTATTCAGTGCTATAATCGGTTTACTTATCTTTATACCGAAATGGTTTTAG
- a CDS encoding cytidine deaminase, whose translation MKIDMHALLEESKKAREKAYVPYSKFKVGAALLTKNGDIIHGCNIENAGYSMTNCAERTAFFKAISEGVYDFEAIAIVADTEGPCAPCGACRQVMVEFCPPTMPVYLTNLKGDVTVTSVGELVPFAFTTEDLENAGK comes from the coding sequence ATGAAGATAGATATGCATGCATTACTAGAAGAGTCAAAAAAAGCACGCGAGAAGGCATATGTTCCCTATTCAAAATTTAAAGTGGGAGCTGCGCTTTTGACTAAAAATGGCGATATCATCCACGGCTGTAATATTGAAAATGCTGGCTATAGTATGACGAATTGTGCGGAGCGTACGGCGTTTTTTAAAGCCATTTCAGAAGGTGTTTATGATTTTGAGGCAATTGCGATTGTAGCGGATACGGAAGGACCCTGTGCGCCTTGTGGAGCTTGTCGCCAAGTGATGGTGGAGTTTTGCCCACCAACAATGCCTGTCTATTTAACAAATTTAAAAGGTGATGTCACGGTAACGTCAGTTGGCGAATTAGTACCGTTTGCATTTACAACGGAGGATTTAGAGAATGCTGGAAAATAA
- the era gene encoding GTPase Era, protein MLENNTGYKSGFISIIGRPNVGKSTFLNRVIGQKIAIMSDKPQTTRNKVQGVLTTDDSQMIFIDTPGIHKPKHKLGDFMLKVSKNTLREVDVIMFMVNAEQKLGKGDEFILEMLEGNPTPVFLVINKIDQVHPDELMGIIDSYKERYDFAEIVPISALQGNNVENLLVTLTKYLPEGPQYYPADQVTDHPERFIISELIREKVLHLTREEIPHSIAVVIDKIRRDEENEGKIRVAATIIVERDSQKGIVIGKRGALLKEVGIRARKDIEMLLGSKVYLELWVKVQKDWRNKSTHLRDFGFRDDEY, encoded by the coding sequence ATGCTGGAAAATAATACTGGCTATAAGTCAGGCTTTATCTCAATTATTGGAAGACCAAATGTTGGGAAATCTACATTTTTAAACAGAGTCATTGGTCAAAAAATTGCCATTATGAGCGATAAGCCACAAACAACACGAAATAAAGTACAAGGTGTACTGACAACAGATGATAGCCAAATGATTTTTATTGATACACCAGGAATCCATAAGCCAAAGCATAAGCTAGGCGATTTCATGTTAAAAGTATCTAAAAATACATTGCGTGAAGTGGACGTTATCATGTTTATGGTAAATGCGGAGCAAAAGCTTGGAAAAGGTGACGAATTTATTTTAGAAATGCTCGAAGGTAATCCAACGCCTGTGTTTCTAGTAATAAATAAAATCGACCAAGTTCACCCAGATGAATTAATGGGTATTATCGACAGTTATAAGGAACGTTATGACTTTGCGGAAATTGTGCCGATTTCAGCACTTCAAGGTAATAATGTTGAAAACTTACTAGTAACACTTACTAAATATTTACCTGAAGGCCCACAATATTATCCTGCCGATCAAGTAACAGACCACCCCGAGCGCTTTATCATTTCCGAGTTGATTCGTGAAAAAGTGTTACATTTAACACGTGAGGAAATTCCGCATTCCATTGCAGTAGTCATTGATAAAATTCGTCGTGATGAAGAAAACGAAGGAAAAATTCGTGTAGCCGCGACAATTATTGTAGAGCGTGATTCTCAAAAAGGCATTGTGATTGGGAAGCGTGGAGCATTACTGAAAGAAGTAGGAATCCGAGCTCGTAAAGATATCGAAATGTTATTGGGTTCTAAAGTGTATTTAGAGCTATGGGTAAAAGTGCAAAAGGATTGGCGTAATAAATCGACACATCTTCGTGACTTTGGATTCCGCGATGATGAATATTAA
- the recO gene encoding DNA repair protein RecO, which produces MLYKWEGIVLKVRAYGESNKIVTLLTREAGKVATMARGAKKPSSRLSAVTQPFTYGMFMVQHHTGMGTLQQGEHLNSMRHIREDIIATAYASYIMELVERVVEEGKAEPFAFEVLLQALQAIEDGYDPEAITLFVEWKMLPYTGVQPILHACASCGAVDGEFAFSFAQGGFLCHRCYQHDPYIIRLTPTQLKLIRMFYTVPIDQIGKLELKKETKYFIKKIITTIYEEQTGIRFKTKKFIEQLERTPELQLRPSTDKTEMPEDN; this is translated from the coding sequence ATGCTTTATAAATGGGAAGGTATTGTGCTAAAGGTGCGTGCGTACGGGGAATCCAATAAGATTGTGACGCTACTAACGCGAGAAGCTGGTAAAGTAGCAACGATGGCGCGAGGGGCCAAAAAACCTTCAAGCAGATTATCAGCTGTGACACAGCCCTTTACATATGGCATGTTTATGGTGCAGCATCATACAGGTATGGGCACTTTGCAACAGGGAGAGCATCTCAATTCAATGCGTCATATACGTGAGGATATTATAGCGACAGCCTATGCGAGCTATATTATGGAACTAGTGGAACGTGTAGTGGAAGAGGGAAAAGCAGAACCTTTTGCATTTGAAGTACTCTTGCAAGCATTACAAGCAATTGAAGATGGCTATGATCCGGAAGCTATTACCCTTTTTGTAGAGTGGAAAATGCTCCCTTATACGGGTGTGCAACCGATACTCCATGCTTGTGCTTCTTGTGGTGCAGTGGATGGGGAATTTGCCTTTTCTTTTGCACAAGGAGGTTTCTTATGCCACCGCTGTTATCAGCATGATCCATATATTATTCGCCTAACACCAACACAGTTAAAGTTAATCCGAATGTTTTATACCGTTCCAATTGATCAGATTGGTAAGCTGGAATTGAAAAAAGAAACAAAATATTTCATAAAAAAAATTATTACAACGATTTATGAAGAACAAACTGGAATCCGCTTTAAAACAAAAAAATTTATTGAGCAATTAGAAAGAACGCCTGAATTACAGTTAAGACCATCTACAGATAAAACAGAAATGCCAGAGGACAATTAA
- a CDS encoding S-layer homology domain-containing protein, with translation MNTHRFYQLVMATTIATSAIVIAPPAYAASSFPDINPSTEEGKAIINLAERGIISGYPDGTFKPANFITRTQAAKILAGILHLDTVHVKNPNFKDITPDNENYGAIAALAEAGIIRGSNGYFNPTKQITRGQLSKMIVKGFDLTITDDIDIPFTDVEAGSEYEPYIQTLFSNNITKGTTSTTFSPQSYVKRSQLASFVVRAENTQHNATISASRFNQDYIFASYGGIEPAEDIFTWDDEEMMTNTITIKPLKEGTGKLVISGFSEETEEFTDFFFLVHVKTVDGKLQTTLEEVKEEDYLEHLPLNLNETDLTFAPTEVSIQTADGQALSSDSYALETKDNNTTLSIFKDGQYLLTFTNGTQQQIMAADVYTYDFVRSIDLYELTDELTFTSDYLSFEPVQVALEDLDDGSDPTYKVPVKAVLNGNKLIVTPLAEGNAMIHVTGKNGETAYLNVEFMKIAGKWATYYDLYDDMEDY, from the coding sequence TTGAATACACATCGTTTTTATCAACTGGTTATGGCAACAACTATCGCAACGAGCGCCATTGTCATAGCACCCCCAGCATATGCTGCTTCATCATTCCCCGATATAAATCCCTCAACAGAGGAAGGGAAAGCAATCATAAACTTAGCAGAGCGTGGAATTATATCCGGCTACCCAGATGGCACGTTCAAGCCCGCAAATTTTATTACCCGTACACAGGCTGCCAAAATTTTAGCAGGCATTTTACATCTTGATACTGTTCATGTAAAAAATCCTAACTTTAAGGACATTACTCCTGACAATGAAAACTACGGTGCCATCGCTGCACTAGCAGAAGCAGGGATTATCCGAGGCTCTAATGGGTATTTCAACCCAACGAAACAAATTACACGAGGTCAATTGTCGAAAATGATTGTCAAGGGCTTTGATTTAACAATTACTGATGATATCGATATTCCCTTTACAGATGTAGAAGCTGGCAGTGAATATGAGCCATATATTCAAACATTATTTTCTAATAACATTACAAAAGGCACGACATCGACTACCTTTAGCCCTCAAAGCTATGTAAAACGTTCTCAACTGGCTTCTTTTGTAGTAAGAGCAGAAAACACTCAACATAATGCTACGATTTCTGCAAGTCGTTTTAACCAAGATTATATTTTCGCTTCTTATGGTGGAATTGAACCGGCAGAGGATATTTTCACATGGGATGACGAAGAGATGATGACAAATACCATTACGATTAAGCCTTTAAAAGAAGGTACTGGTAAATTAGTCATTTCTGGTTTTAGCGAAGAGACAGAAGAGTTCACAGATTTCTTTTTCTTAGTTCATGTAAAAACTGTAGACGGTAAGCTACAAACAACGCTTGAAGAAGTAAAGGAAGAAGACTATTTAGAACATCTACCGCTCAACTTAAATGAAACGGATTTAACGTTCGCACCTACAGAAGTAAGTATACAAACAGCCGATGGACAGGCTTTATCTTCGGATTCCTATGCACTAGAAACGAAAGATAATAATACAACACTATCGATTTTTAAAGATGGACAATACTTATTAACTTTCACAAATGGTACCCAACAACAAATAATGGCGGCTGATGTATATACGTATGATTTTGTACGTAGTATTGACCTTTACGAATTAACCGACGAACTAACATTTACAAGCGATTATTTATCATTTGAACCAGTACAAGTTGCATTAGAAGATTTAGATGATGGTTCTGATCCAACTTACAAAGTACCAGTCAAAGCAGTACTTAATGGAAACAAATTGATTGTAACACCGTTAGCAGAGGGCAATGCCATGATACATGTAACTGGAAAAAATGGAGAAACTGCATATTTAAATGTTGAATTTATGAAAATTGCAGGTAAATGGGCAACTTATTACGATTTATACGATGATATGGAAGACTACTAA
- a CDS encoding HD-GYP domain-containing protein, translated as MLKKVILCIDEVEAGDILAEDIFSEYRLLAKKDLVLTERIIALLKLRRVEELSVYLSSDSVRIVHDLSIQRTMEYEDIFAPLLEKNEEIDEYQVAVSNLFMSTLENVVHELRYGQILKSTQDTAYVRGIFERILAEKSRYDLLMRLKEWDEYSFVHSFDVFVLGTIFARQLGLTDIEMLARGYLFHDIGKVFIPQEILSVKRKLSEDEFDIVKTHTTKGYELLIENGEADIAYLARDHHERFAGKGYPNQLCADDMSEGVQLLQIIDVYSAMTSKRVYHSGYGATDALAVLYRDRHLYNEKFMNKFVECLGIYPVNSVVLLSDNRSAQVELVYDMFPTLPKVKLLDEQTSMNLPLNYSVKIVKMIDYRANSFEEIFNLFIEQLIRNDENSLRVHFNKLIDHLHPKEIVLKIFLPAFRILRLLTREIQTDMKKYKNSILILNKLLEEQLNVLYMDYQHEQTTILVVETAVRENFFIKLVQSILYIDKIVPFFINPGDDQRITQLMEHCGVNVAYFIEEELTIDRRVRPMREGTFLYYSLSDIEELLVNLVGMSMKKFLFEEKMQERLFISLKA; from the coding sequence ATGCTAAAAAAAGTGATATTATGTATTGATGAAGTAGAAGCCGGTGATATTTTAGCAGAAGATATTTTTTCCGAGTATCGCCTATTAGCTAAAAAAGATTTAGTGCTAACTGAAAGAATTATTGCATTACTTAAACTTAGAAGAGTAGAAGAATTGTCAGTTTATCTATCATCAGATTCAGTAAGAATTGTTCATGATTTAAGTATACAACGTACAATGGAGTACGAAGATATTTTTGCACCACTGTTGGAGAAAAATGAAGAGATAGATGAATATCAAGTAGCGGTCAGTAATCTATTTATGTCAACGTTAGAAAATGTTGTACATGAATTACGTTATGGTCAAATATTAAAAAGTACGCAGGATACGGCATATGTCAGAGGTATATTTGAACGGATTTTAGCAGAAAAGAGTCGCTACGATTTGCTTATGCGTTTAAAGGAGTGGGATGAATACTCATTTGTCCATTCATTTGATGTCTTTGTTCTTGGAACAATTTTTGCAAGACAATTAGGCTTAACGGACATTGAGATGCTTGCCAGAGGTTATTTATTTCACGATATCGGCAAAGTTTTTATTCCACAAGAAATCTTAAGTGTAAAAAGAAAACTGTCCGAAGATGAATTTGATATAGTCAAAACACATACGACGAAAGGCTACGAGCTTCTTATAGAAAATGGTGAAGCTGATATTGCCTATTTGGCGCGCGATCACCACGAACGCTTTGCTGGAAAAGGGTACCCTAACCAACTGTGTGCAGATGATATGAGTGAAGGTGTTCAGTTATTACAAATTATTGATGTCTATTCTGCAATGACCTCAAAGCGTGTATATCATTCTGGATATGGTGCGACGGATGCTTTAGCAGTTCTATATCGTGATCGGCATTTATATAATGAAAAGTTTATGAACAAATTTGTAGAATGTCTTGGCATCTATCCTGTAAACTCAGTTGTGTTACTATCAGATAATCGTAGTGCTCAAGTAGAGCTTGTCTATGATATGTTCCCAACATTGCCGAAAGTAAAGTTACTAGATGAACAAACGTCCATGAACTTACCACTGAATTATAGTGTCAAAATTGTTAAAATGATTGATTATCGTGCCAATAGTTTTGAGGAGATTTTTAATTTATTTATCGAGCAGTTGATACGAAATGATGAAAATTCTTTAAGGGTACATTTCAATAAATTGATTGACCATTTACATCCGAAAGAAATTGTTTTAAAAATTTTTCTCCCAGCTTTTCGTATTCTTCGACTACTAACGAGAGAAATACAAACTGATATGAAGAAATATAAAAATTCCATACTCATATTAAATAAATTGTTGGAAGAACAATTAAATGTTTTGTACATGGATTATCAGCATGAGCAAACAACTATTTTAGTTGTTGAAACGGCTGTTCGAGAAAATTTTTTCATCAAACTTGTTCAGAGTATTTTGTATATTGACAAAATTGTACCATTCTTTATCAATCCGGGAGATGACCAGCGCATTACGCAACTAATGGAGCATTGTGGAGTCAATGTTGCCTATTTTATTGAGGAAGAATTGACGATAGACAGACGAGTGCGTCCTATGCGCGAAGGGACATTTCTCTATTACTCTCTAAGTGATATTGAGGAACTGTTAGTAAACTTAGTAGGGATGAGTATGAAAAAGTTTCTATTTGAAGAAAAAATGCAAGAGCGATTATTTATATCGTTAAAAGCATAA
- a CDS encoding GNAT family N-acetyltransferase: MDSIIELNEQNIVQSGCFCLRSNPHATGYINKSNWLYERFHEGLKYIKIMDNNKQAGFIEYTPIEYSSRVVFGENYVVIHCLWVSITGKGYASKLIDSCIEDAKKQQKSGVIVITNANSSWVPSKQIFLKHNFKEVEQAPNGFELLVYKFRNAPNPYFPNDWDKRLASYQELTIFRTPQCPFVDIATDNVVEAAKKLGIHAEIIDVQNREELVRLSPTPYGVYGVIYKGKLLAFHRLTVHSAIKRLKAFHPIDGN; this comes from the coding sequence ATTGATAGTATCATCGAATTGAATGAACAAAATATTGTTCAAAGTGGATGCTTTTGTCTACGCAGTAATCCACATGCTACAGGATATATAAATAAAAGTAACTGGCTTTATGAAAGATTTCATGAAGGATTAAAGTATATAAAAATAATGGACAATAATAAGCAGGCAGGTTTTATTGAGTATACACCGATTGAGTATTCTTCAAGGGTTGTGTTTGGTGAAAACTATGTTGTGATTCATTGTTTGTGGGTAAGTATTACTGGAAAGGGCTATGCCTCGAAATTGATTGATAGTTGTATAGAAGATGCAAAGAAACAACAGAAATCAGGTGTCATTGTCATTACAAACGCAAATAGTTCGTGGGTTCCGAGTAAGCAAATTTTTTTGAAACATAACTTTAAAGAAGTAGAGCAGGCACCAAATGGATTTGAATTGCTTGTTTATAAGTTCAGAAATGCACCAAATCCATATTTTCCGAACGATTGGGATAAGCGGCTAGCATCTTATCAGGAGCTAACAATATTCCGAACCCCTCAATGTCCCTTTGTAGATATTGCAACGGATAATGTTGTAGAGGCTGCAAAAAAACTAGGCATTCATGCTGAAATCATTGATGTGCAAAATAGAGAAGAATTAGTCAGACTTTCTCCTACGCCTTATGGTGTCTATGGAGTCATCTATAAAGGAAAATTACTAGCCTTTCATCGACTTACTGTGCATTCGGCGATAAAGCGTTTAAAAGCCTTTCATCCAATTGATGGTAATTAG